The genome window caggcccCTATGGTGGGCATGAACCCAGTCCAGATCAGGGCCACGGTGGAGCTGTACCCGAGCCTGAGGCCACCCCCGACCCTGCCCGGCCAGGGCGCAGAAAGCAGTAAGTGTTGTTTCAGCGCTTGTGACTGCACGCAGCCGCGCTCTCATCAGGAATCTGCTGATGCGGGTCTTTTCTTTGGCGCTCCCACACAGAATGTGGTCACTGGCCCTGTTTTAGCCATGGCAATGGGCTTAAGGAATCAATGGCAGAGCTCACATCTGATTTAGCCTCTGTACAAACTCACCAAGCCCAAGGAATTTAACTCACCTCAGAAACaaccctctctatctctctctctttgtcagaATCACACATAGGAAAACAATGCATACATTTAATTGTGATGGCTTATTTTGTGGTAAATTAGGTAGTAATATCAGGTAACAAGAATGATCTTTTTTCATCTGTAGATccctgtgaaaatgtcagatgcAAGCGTGGAAAAGTCTGCAAAGTCAATGAAGATGAGAagcctgtttgtgtttgtcaagAGGCAGTGGACTGCCCTACCAGTGTTACTGAATTTGATCATGTAAGTTGAATACAGGACATTTCAGCTAAGTTCAATTCACAGCTGACCCCTTCTACACTAAACATGCATTTTGTAGTTTGTCATGTAATGAAAAATGTAAACTTTAAAAATATCATTTTTATTAGGTTTGTGGGACAGACAACAAGACCTATGACACATCTTGCCAGCTGTTTGCCACAAAGTGTAATCTTGAAGGCACAAAGAAAGGACACAGACTTCACCTAGACTACACTGGAGCTTGCAAATGTACGTCATGCAAAAGTCTTTCATTGTTGTTCATGTCAGAAAATCAGGGAGTCAGGGAGACTAATCTCAGCAGGTCTGGTATATTTTACACACAGTACTTCATTGATTGATGAGTTGGTACTTGTACCATCAAGGCTATGAATAGTATATGTACATAtactattgtgtgtgtatatatactgtatatatatatatatatatatatatatatatatatatatatacactactcctcctatatatatatatacacacactacatacatgcactatatatacatatatgtatatatattattcatAGCCTTGATGGTACAAGTACTCATCATGtctcaacgtgtgtgtgtgtgtgtgtttataaaaaAAGTATGTGAAGAAAGAATCCATATTAAAGTGTTCTGTGTTGAGTTGTGGGATGGGTGAAATTTTGATCAAATTCAAACATTACAGTAAATGGTTGTTTGTGCTAGCACTTCAGTTGGTTTCAAACCGTTACAAACACTTAACATTTAACACTTAACATGTGCATACCCCACcgaacatctgtgtgtgtgtgtgtgtgtgtgtgtgtggcttctcCCCCagtcatccctccctgcctgagCACAGAGCTGGCCCAGTTTCCCCTCCGCATGCGTGACTGGTTGAAGAACGTCCTGCTGCAGCTCTACGAGCATGACACCATGGCGCCCGGCTTTCTGACCCCTAAGCAACGGGCCAGGGTACGAACACGCAGCTGCAAATGATCGCGCAGGCTAGAGAGTCCCCAGAGTGGCGCTAATCAGTGATGAAACTAAACTAAATgactacatgtaaatgtaaatgtaaatgaaaattGTCAAGGTTTTTTTCTCCATCAAGGTTTTGGTAGATGTATGTGCATGGTAGACAGGGGTGAAAGGGTTGAACCCCCCACTTCATTGCACTCTGTAACGGTTTCATTCATTGCAACGATATAGTTATTGGGGGGTTGCATTGGCCGGTTTTGGGTTACaacacccccccaaccccatccCCATATTGTCTGCCTATGATGGTAGATATAATTGAAATCTTCCCGTTCTAAAATGGCTCTATTTCTGGTTGATGATTACTACtagtcactttggatgaaagcgTCAGCTAAATGGGAAGGCACAATGAACAAGGGGTACAAGGAGTAAAATTACCATTGCTGGTTCAGAGGTTGTTGACAGGGGCTCTTTATTGTCAGTGACAGAATGCTGGATCAAGAGAAAAGAGCTGACTCATATTACTGTGCATTGATAGTACGTGTTTAAGGTAAAAATATGCTAATAAAATCAGTGACACACAGATTATAATTTGTCTTGGTAAAGTATAACTTTAGGTTGAAGGTTACTTGAAGGTTTTCCTACAGTAGAGTCTCAGTTGAACACAACAGTACCCTTgggcttttttttaaatgtagttgATGTGATGTTCCATCTGCTCCCCTACAGGTGCAGAAGATCTATGAGAGTGAGAGGCGACTGCATGCAGGAGACCATCCCATCGAGCTCCTAGCCCAGGACTTTGAGAAGAACTACCACATGTACATCTACCCTGTGCACTGGCAGTTTGCTCAGATGGACCAGCACCCCACAGACAGGTACAACACATCCGTAATATCAGGACAGTCCTTACGGGGTCATAATGCATGAGATCAAACTGAAGCATGCCTGAAAAATCATAAACGAATCGTTGCCACAAGAGACCAGTAATGTAGAATAAGTAGTGTTTCTCTACACCATATGAGCTTGTTGTATACTACTACTGAGATAGAAGCAGAAAACGTACCACTGTGCCACCATAGGACTTGATGAGTGTGCGCCACTCCAACTGCTCCCCCTGGTGTTTGCCTTCTGTACTGCAGGTATCTGTCTCACTCAGAGCTGGCTCCTCTCCGAGTGCCTCTGGTGCCCATGGAACACTGCACCTCACACTTCTTCCAGGAGTGTGACGCAGATAAAGACAAGCAGGTGTCCTTCAAGGAGTGGGGACACTGCTTCGGCATCAAGGATGGTAAGAGCTGTGGCATTTTCACAGGGACACATACACCTTATCTATCAGAGCTTATATGAATGTGCAATGCATCCAGACACTCACTGTTTTTCCTTCAACAGGAAGTCATTCAAAACATTatgacattatatatatatatatatatatatatatatatatatatatatatatatatatatatatatatatatatatatatatatatatatatacacacacacacacacacacacacacacacacacacaatgttatacaatatttttaatttgttcCTTGTATTTTGATGCCATACCTAACTGTATGATTGCTCCTTACAGAGGACATGGACACTCACCTACTGTTCTAGTTACCTCTATACCTCATGCATGGAGAGACAAGAGGACTTCTCCGACTGGTGCTGAGCAGACAGAAATAAAGCTTCTCAGACTGTGAACTGTAAAGGGGGACATTGCAAATTCAAGAAGGAACATGTGCTAAGTTCTTCTTGCCACTGTTTTCCACTTAGATGGATTGAATGAGAAATGTGGGTTTTTTACACTTCCAGATATAATCCAATGTGGGGAAATGTATCTACACATGGCCATGTTGTATGATGGAGTATGTAGTCTTAGCTAGCGAGGATTTTTTGTAATTAATGTGATCTTGTATATCTAACCATTAACCACAATACTATCTATGTTACAAAAACATTCCAAAGGGGGAAAAGTTTACATTTTGTTCATATTAGATAGAATAAAGTgttaaaagagtatatatactacttAATCATTATGCTGGAATATCATGTTTGATCATTCCATATGGTGCTTTTACATCACTGCTATAAGAGCAGAATATGAAATGGcactaaaaataaaaatgaaactgAAAGATCAAATCGATTACTGTAAGTTAACAGCAGTAGCTGTTACTATGTAGTGTAAAGTGCCACATATTATTTTACATGTAATGTCTGATGCTTCCTTAACACTTCTAATAAAAGCCTTTGAATATGGGTGTGAATAATCATGTAATTGCTGTTTCAGCCTATTTTCATTTTCTCCACTCATGTTCAGGTGGACTACTTCTGCTCTCATTATGGTTGTGAGGGGGCTTGGCTCTGATTGAAAACCTAtccacacagagaaaaaaagccAAAATCATATTATCAATCTTGTCCAGACATTTGACTCATATCACACAAACCAATAGTGGATATATGTTTGAGCTATGTTATAGGGTTTTTACAGTAGAAAGAACAGAGGCGCACTCAATGGCTTGATActaatacaatttgtattgagAACTGATATTTTAACAATGAGTCTTAAGctgatgatacatggggcaactttttgagcaatgttgctgggcaatgttcctcattattgtggTTCTGGCATTTTCTcattgatattgggcaacaGTTTCTTTTCTGGAGAAATTTGATCATCAGTAGGCAAGTTGTCATGATTATCCAATCAGaataaatggaactggttatgtggttgcccagcaacattgctcaagaagttgccccatgtatcatcaccttcAGGCTATGGTCTTAGGACAAAACTTATAGGGTTTTTAAAAAGTGTTAGTGATGTTTTGACTGTGAGATGAGTGTAGACAAAAATGCCACCTTTAAAATGATatttacaaaaatgaaaatataatcTATAGTACTATAGTACTGTATCTATCGTACAGCATATCTAACCTCAGCAATGATACTACAGTAATAGTATCAGACTAATGAACTGCAGCAACAATGTTGCATTGTATTAATTTCATCTGGGGGGAATAGCTCAGCTGAACAAAAATGTCTGCCCATAGACACCTGAGCTCAACATTCTGCAAGGTTTTGCCACTTGTAGACATTGATGTCATCTTCTCGCACTCTTTAGTCTTGGGTGTGGGAAGGGATTTGTAAAATGACCACTTCACTAACAATTTGTGGTAATCACAATACCTGGTGCTTCACACAGTCTGTTTTCCAAAAGACCTGAAAATACATAGTATCTCCCATTAGTGGTCGCCCTTTCTTAGTCAAGTGTCTAAAGTGATAATGATATTGTATGTACAGAGTTAGCCTAAGCAAGGCTCTTTATAAAAAGAGGTTGTTCCCATACAAAACAGTCAGTCTTCCACAGGAACACTGACAGTATCGAACCAGAGGTATTGGGAAATGTGTCCTGGATGACTGAATacaattgtgtttgtgtaaggcTTAATGTGGCTCTTACAGTGTACAacattaatatttttcaggtgaaAAGAAACATGATCTGTTTCCTGTGGATCATCTTCCCCTCCTTGGCCTCTATGGTAAGGTTGCATGAAACCAGTGAGAGGCTACGGTCTTGTTTTCATTATGCAACTTGCTTTTCTctcattgtttttttctgtctgtggAGTTCACTGGTGATGAATGATGTATTGTTCTCCGGATGTTTAGGCACAGGCAGGGGGATCAGGAAGTGCAGAGGTATTGTTGGTACATAATAAGGCCTTCACTGTAGAGACTGTAGACTGTCCTGTCCATGATTATGTGTCTTTTTTGTGTCGTAGCATGCAATGCTTTGTAACTGCTCTGTATTCTCCCAGGTTGCTAAGGCTGCTGGAGGGGTGAATGGGGGTGTGGGCAATGCCGCTGGTGGCAATGGTGTTAATCCAGTGATCCTCAATGGCATTGTAATGAATGGACAACTTCCTCAGGTGGATATCAAAGTGTGAAAACTGTAAATGTGATacataaatacagtatatattaaaCATGTAATTGTTTACAAAGGGTGCTGGCTTTCAGCTGAAAAATATGCAAAGATATTCTGTAGAGATAATATATGCTGGTGTAGTAAAATAGGCAATATGTCTTACCTCGAGTCTGTGGAGTGGGTAACATTGATTACAATGTATTGATTACAATGTATTCCATAAACCTTTTCTCAAACAGGACAAGTTATAGAGTTTAATCAGCAATAAATAAAAGAGATCCTACAAGAGCTACAGAAACCATATCAATAAATAGTGTACCCCTTAGAGTAACCATTTCACTGGACTCCACCCCTCTCTTGCAGCTGGTACCAGTGGGTGCTTTACTCCTCCAGCAGCCAGGGGGTGCTGTGCCTATGAACCAGGGGGCTATGCCAATGCTTCCTGGACAAGGTGCGCAGCCTGGGGTTACCTTCCCCCTGGCCTTCGCTCTGCCTCAGCAGCAGCTACCGCAGCAGCAACAGCTACAGCTACTGCTACAGCAACAGCTACAGCAGCAgttacagcagcagcagcagcaacagcagcagcaacaacagcctGGACTGCCTCAGGGCCAGCATCAGCCACAGGCAGTCAGCAATGCTTATGTTACATTATACCTGACATAAACTGTTACATGTTACATATGTTACATATCTGACATACACCATGTCCAGACATTTGATTCAATACTGCTCTGTTGCAAATCAATTATattcaaaatacattttaaaattgtGTTATAAAAATAACGGGACTTAAACAGAGTGTTGCCTCATTGTGGTTGATTTTGCCCATGTGTTTGCAGGCAGTGCCGGTGTTTGCAGTGTTGCCCCAAGCTAACGGCATGGCAGGAATGGGGGGGCTGCAGTTCCCTTGGATGGCAGCTGGGCAGCAAGTACAGGTGCTAATTACGCCATAACGATTCATGATCAGATCTTTACAAGCACTAAGAGGATGGGGACTGATTCAGTATTTACAGACACAGCGGTCCTGAGTCAGGATTGGGTTGCACCTCTTTGACAATGCCTTCCATTTTCATTTAAACGTTGAAAAATGTCATTTCATTAAATATTTTCAATGATGTTACATTTTTAAACATCACATTGTTGTTTGCAATGACCTATTTTATGTTGCGTTCTCTTCAGTTTTTGCCCCTGGGAGTGGCAAATAATCTCCAACAGGGGGCAGGTGGGGGCCAGGGCCAGGGGCAGGGGGCAGCGGCTAAAGCCCGAGTGAAGGTACTGTTGTGTCCAACTGAGACTACTGTAGGAAAACCTTCAAGTTACCTTCAACCTAACGTTATACTTTACCAAGACAAATTATaatctgtgtgtcagtgtgatttTATTAGCATATTTTTACCTTAAACACATACTATCAATGCACATTATGAGTCAGCTCTTTTCTGTTGATCCAGCATTCCGTCACTGACAATGAAGAGCCCCTGTCAACAACCTCTGAACCAGCAATGGTAATTTTACTCCTTGTACCCCTTGTTCATTGTGCCTTCCCATTTACATTGAACAGTAACTGTCTTCAGTGcttatatagcactttttacATATATTCAGATGTAAGATCTAATGTTTATATACACTGTACAATATTCCATTATCCAGGTGATGAAAAAACCGACCATCAGACCCATGTCCCTGGCTGAAAGACTGAAGGTAAGCTGAGAAACTgttcaacacaaacacagtgtgtATTTGTTGCCCCAGGGCTCCCTTGTAAAAGATATTTGAATATCTCAATGGAACATCACCTGgtaaaataaaggataaataaataaaaataaatagtcTGATGTGCTGCAAGTTCCTGTTCCCTAACATACACTGCATTGGTGATTTGTTTTAGCTCTCCGTGACTCCCCAAAGAAAAAGTGCCTGAGGAGAACATGTgagtctggcacacacacacacgcatacacacacatacacacacatacacagacacacacatacacacacagacacacagacacacacacacacacacacacacacacacacacacacacatcacacatacacagacaccttTCCTGTCATGCTGTCACTATTGTGGCATTAAGTTGCTTCATTGCGATGCTTTGCTGCTTGCTGACATGCTGACTTGTCTGTACCTGAACACTGTACTTGTCTCCAGTGTTGAGATAATATTTATCTTCACTGTCAGTTTTGGCTTTCACCAGACAGAAAGGACAGAGAACTGGTTAGAGGTGG of Alosa sapidissima isolate fAloSap1 chromosome 1, fAloSap1.pri, whole genome shotgun sequence contains these proteins:
- the LOC121718955 gene encoding mediator of RNA polymerase II transcription subunit 15-like — protein: MICFLWIIFPSLASMAQAGGSGSAEVAKAAGGVNGGVGNAAGGNGVNPVILNGIVMNGQLPQLVPVGALLLQQPGGAVPMNQGAMPMLPGQGAQPGVTFPLAFALPQQQLPQQQQLQLLLQQQLQQQLQQQQQQQQQQQQPGLPQGQHQPQAAVPVFAVLPQANGMAGMGGLQFPWMAAGQQVQFLPLGVANNLQQGAGGGQGQGQGAAAKARVKHSVTDNEEPLSTTSEPAMVMKKPTIRPMSLAERLKLSVTPQRKSA